In Polaribacter pacificus, the genomic window AAAAAGATGAGCGAACATTAGTAACAACATTAACCAAAAGAATGGCAGAAGAGTTGGCTAAGTACCTAACCCGAATACAAATTCGCTGTCGATACATCCACTCTGACGTTGATACTTTAGAGCGGGTTCAGATTATGCAAGACTTAAGAACTGGACTGTTTGATGTGCTGATTGGCGTTAACCTACTTAGAGAAGGTCTTGACTTGCCTGAGGTGTCGCTTGTCGCGATCTTAGACGCAGACAAAGAAGGTTTTCTGCGATCTCACCGCTCTTTAACACAAACCATCGGTAGAGCTGCTAGAAATGTCAATGGGCTTGCTATCTTATATGCTGACAAGATCACCAACAGTATGAAACTGACCATAGACGAAACAGATAGAAGGAGAAAAAAACAAGAAGATTACAATACCAAACACAACATCACTCCTACGCAGATTAAAAAAAGCATAGACAATACCCTCTCTAAAAACGCGGTTTCTTCATATCATTATGACAATGCTATCCAAAAAGCAGCTGAGCAGGATTTGGAATATTTGCCAAAATCAGAAATAGAAAAAAGAATTCGAGAAACCCGAAAACAAATGGAACAGGCTGCCAAAGCTTTAGATTTTCTTGCAGCTGCCAAATTTAGAGATGAAATTGAAGCGCTTAAAAAGCATCTATAACTTTATTTATGCCCCCAAGGCGCACCTGGATTCTCCACTTCTTTTGTGAGATCAAATTTTACCGTAAACAAACGATCACTTCCAATTCTACGCAAGTTATACGTAAAACTTGTTTTATTTAAGGTTACCCACCACACATTTTGAGCAGCATACGAAATTAGATTCGCTGTTTCTTGGTCTGCTGGAAAATATTGAATGTTTGCAGCACCCGTATTAGGACTAAGTCCACCGTATTGAGTTATTTTATCTTCACTACCATCTTGATGTCTATGATCGTGTTTTAATCGGATTAATTTCTCTGGAGTCAGAGTAAAAACCCAGGTTCTAGATTTGTCTTCTCCTACAAAAAAAGGGATTTTAATGGTTGTGCCTTCACATGAACGCACATGCATCACTAGTTTTTCTCCTACAAAACCATCCCCTTCTTTACCTCCAGCAGTAATTACACCTTCATAAGATTTTCCACAATGGGTCTTTAATGTATTCCAAAACTGTACAGATCCAGGCAACTCTTGAGCAATCAGTTGCAGTGGAAATAAGATTAAAACAAGAATTTTTCTCATGTTGAAATTTTAAAATTTATAAAAAGCAATATAAGCCTATTTACAAGAATACAAGCAACAAAAAAAACGCCTCACAATGTGAGGCGTCTATTATATTTATATGTCCTAAAAACTTACAAAGCTAGTACTTCTTGTACTTTATCTGCTGCTTCTTGGAATTCTGTAGCTGAAATAATTTTCATACCACTATTATCTATCAATTCTTTAGCTTCTTTAGCATTGGTTCCTTGTAGTCTACAAATAATAGGAACAGTAATTTTGTCTCCCATACTTACATAAGCATCTACAACACCTTGAGCAACACGATCACAACGAACGATTCCTCCAAAAATATTTACTAAAATAGCTTTTACATTTGGATCTTTTAAGATGATTCCAAAGGCTGTTTCAACACGCTTTGCATCAGCAGTACCTCCAACATCTAAAAAGTTTGCAGGCTCTCCTCCAGCTTGTTTAATTAAATCCATAGTTCCCATCGCTAATCCAGCTCCGTTTACCATACATCCAACATTTCCATCCAAATCTACATAGTTTAAACCAGCAGCTTTTGCCTCTACTTCGATTGGATTCTCCTCACGTAAGTCACGCATTTGAGCGTAATCTTTATGGCGATATAATGCATTTTCATCTAAAGTTACTTTAGCATCAACAGCTAAAATTTTAGAATCAGACGTTTTTAATACAGGATTGATTTCAAACAAAGAAGAATCAGACTTTACGTAAGCAGTATATAAGTTGGTAACAAATTTTACCATTTCTTTCATTGCTGTACCTGACAAACCTAAGTTAAAAGCAACTTTACGTGCCTGAAAAGGCATGATTCCTAATAAAGGATCAATTTCTTCAGTAAAAATTAAATGCGGAGTTTCTTCTGCAACAGTTTCAATGTCCATTCCACCTTCAGTAGAATACATGATCATGTTTTTACCCGTGTTTCTGTTTAATAAAACAGACATATAATATTCTTCTGGCTCTGAATCTCCAGGATAATATACGTCTTCACAGATTAATACTTGGTTTACCTTTTTCCCTTCTGCAGAAGTTTGAGGTGTTACCAACATCATTCCAATAATATCGTTAGAGATGCTTTCTACTTCAGCTAAGTTTTTTGCCAACTTAACTCCACCACCTTTACCACGACCACCAGCGTGAACCTGTGCTTTAACCACATACCAGCTTGTACCAGTCTCAACGGTTAGTTGTTTTGCTGCATCAACAGCTTCTTTATGACTCCCGGCAACAATTCCGCGTTGGATTCTTACGCCAAAGCTGCTCAAAATTTCTTTTCCTTGATATTCGTGTAAATTCATTTTTTGAATGTTTTTTAACGATTACAAAAGTACAAATTCAAATTCGAAAATAAGACCACTTTTATTAAAAACCTTTATATTTTTTGTGATTCAAAAAAATTAATAAATCTTTGTTTAGAATTAACAAGAATTTATGATTTTCGCAAAATAATCATAGATATTTTTACATATTAATATTGTAGCGAACCAAAAACCATGACCAAACCCTTCTTTTTCGCATTAATTGCGCTCTTTACTGTAGTACAATCACATGCGCAAATCAACAAAAACAGAAAAAAACTCACCACGAATAGATCCATCCATAAAGCTCCAAGAATAGACGGTCTTCTTACAGACAAAGCATGGGACGATGCAGAAGTCGCGAAGGATTTTATCATGAATAGTCCTGTAAACGGGAAAGCGGAACCAAAAACACATAAAACAGAAGTAAAAATCATCTACGATGATGAAGCTATTTACGTTAGTGCTTTAATGTATGACGACGATCCAAGTGCTATCGCCATGGAATTCACTGATCGTGATGATTTTGGTCAAACAGATTTTTTCTTAGTGACCATTAACCCTAATGATGACGGACAAAACCCTTTTCAATTTGTCGTGATGAGCACGGGCTCACAAGCAGATGCAAAAGTTTCTGAGGGAAATGAAGATTACAACTGGAGTGCTGTTTGGGAAAGTGCGGTAAAGGTTCATGACAAAGGATGGTCCGCAGAACTAAAAATTCCTTATAGTGCGCTTCGTTTTGCCAATAGAGAAGTACAATCTTGGGGGATTAATTTTCAAAGAAAAGTGATTCGACAAAACGCTCAATACTCTTGGAACTTTATCAGCAACCAAGAAGGTTCATGGACTCAATACGATGGCTTAGTAGAAGGACTTAGAGATATTAAACCTCCTACGAGGTTGAGCTTTTTTCCTTACGCATCAACGACAATGTCTAATTATGGTGGCAATACAAACTTTAGCAACAGCCTAGGTTTAGATATTAAATATGGAATTACAGAAAACTTTACTTTAGATGCGACTTTAATTCCTGACTTTGGACAAACCGCCTTTGACAATGTAACCTTAAACTTAGGGCCATTTGAACAGCAGTTTAACGAGCAACGACAATTTTTTACTGAAGGAACAGAACTTTTTGGTAAAGGAAACCTATTCTACTCCAGAAGAATTGGAGACAGAGCATCAATTAGCAAGGGACGCGTTCTAAATGGCTTAAATGCAAACGAAGAATTAGTTGATTATCCAAATAAGGTTCAGATGCTAAATGCAATTAAAATATCTGGAAGAACTAAGAATGGTTTGGGAATCGGTTTTTTTAATGCCTTTACAGAAAAAGCATCAGCAAGTATTCGCAATACAACTACAGATGAATTAACTCAAAAAACGGTTGAGCCATTTACCAATTACAATGTTTTTGTTTTGGATCAACAATTTAATCAAAACTCAGCCATCACCTTAATTAACACAAACGTAACAAGAGTTGGAGATGATTTTAGAGATGGAAATGTTACCGGTCTGTTATATCATGTAAGAACCAAAGACAGCAAATATTTTATTGATGGCTCTATTAAAACTAGTTCTATTAAAAATGATGGACCAGCAACCACAGGTTATAGCTTTGACACAAGCATCGCTAAAGCTGCTGGAAATTGGCAAGCTGAAGTTGGCTATTACTATCTAGACAACAAGTTTAATATTAATGATTTAGGTTTTCAAAACAGAAACAATGCTCAAACCCTTTATGGAGAAGCATCATATCAAATTCTAAAACCGACCAAGCATTTTAATCAAATGCGCTACACCTTTAAATACAATGTCAATTATTTACACAACCCTGGAAAATATACGGGCAATACAGTCTCATTAAGCTCGTTTTTTCAAACAGTTGAACGTTTTGGCTTTGGAGCTAGTTTAAACTCTAATTTAGGAACACAATACGATTATTTTGCTGCTTTTCAGCCAGTTGAAGCAAATCGCGTATTCAACCAGCCCGGATCCATTAATTTTAACCCTTGGGTTTCATCAGATTACAGAAATAAATTTGCTTATGATGTTCGGGTAAATAAAACTTGGTATCTAGACCACCAAAAGGACAGCTACAATTACATGTTATCACCTAGATATCGCTTTAACAAACAATTTACATTAATTTACAATTATCAATATAGTAAAACCACTAATGATCAAGGCTATGTTGATAAAATTGGAAACGATATTATTTTTGGTCAGCGTGATCGTAGATCTTACAATAACTCATTAACAGGAAAATACAATTTTAGCATCAAATCTTCTTTGTCGTTAACTTTTAGACATTATTGGGAGACAGCAGAGTATCAGAATCAATATTATAGATTACAAAATGATGGTGGGCTAGCAGCAACCAACTATAATGGAACTTCTAATGTAAACTTTAACAGCTGGAACTTTGATCTAAATTATACTTGGCAATTTGCCCCAGGTAGCCAACTGATTGCTTTGTACAGAAACACCATACAACCAAGCACAAACTTTGCTCCAGCCGACTTAAACTTTTCTGACAATTTAGACCTATTATTGCAAGAAAAATCCCAACACCTATTCTCTTTAAGATTGGTGTATTTTGTAGATTACAACAATCTAAAAAACATCTTTTAGTTAGTAAAACCAACTTTTTTATCAAAAAGCTCAATGTTTTCATTGAGCTTTTTTTTGCCTCCCTACAACCTCTCTCAAATACTTGTTTTACAACCATTTACGATAAGCATTAAACCTTTATACTAGTGTTTTAAAAGTGGCTTTTTAGTTTTTTTTCTCTAAAAGTGTGACGTTTTAATTTTTATACAGTCTTTACCTTATATAATCAATACAATTAAAATGTACACACGTTCACTTACACTATTTTTATGCTTGTTTGTTTTTCAGTTTACACAAGCTCAGCTAAAACTTGATCGAAAAAAAATTAGGGCAAAAAGAACTACCACAGCCCCAAAAATTGATGGAAAACTAGATGATGCCGCTTGGAAAGGTGCTGAAAAGGCAACTGATTTTATTGTCTTTAGACCTGAAAATGGAGAAAAGGTAGCCTCAGATTATCAAACAATCGTAAAAATTATATACAATAATGATGCAGTTTATATTTCTGCTATGATGCATGATCCTAATCCTGATCAAATCCCGATGGAGTTTGCCACTAGAGATAACTTTAGCCAGGCTGATTTCTTTTTAGTAACCATCAATCCAAACGATGATGGTCAAAACCCTTTTGAATTTGTGGTACAAAGCACAGGTAATCAAGCAGATTCTAAAGTATCTAACGGTAATGAAGATTTTAACTGGAGTGCCGTATGGGAAAGCGCTGTAGTGACCAACGATAAAGGATGGTCCGTAGAAATGAAGATACCTTATAGTGCTTTGCGTTTTGCCAACCAACCAATTCAACACTGGGGCTTTAATTTTCATCGAAGATTAGAAAGACTCAATGAGCAACATACCTGGACACATATAGACAATTCTATTGGTCGATGGACTCAGCACGATGGATTGGTAGAAGACTTTAAAAACATCAAACCTCCTACTCGCTTAGAGTTTTACCCTTATGCTTCTTCTGCAGCAAATACCTATAAGGGAAATACAGATTACGATTGGAGTATTGGTATGGATGTAAAATATGGGCTTTCAGAAAATTTTACGCTAGATGCAACACTGATTCCTGATTTTAGCCAAGCTGGTTTTGATAATGTAGAATTAAACTTAGGTCCTTTTGAACAACAATTTTCTGAACAACGTCAATTTTTTACAGAAGGAACAGAATTGTTTAACAAAGGAAACTTATTCTACTCTAGAAGAATTGGGAGCAATCCAATAGATCAATTTGATGTTTATAGTCAGCTAAACCCAAACGAGGAAGTAATTGATTACCCAGAAAAAGTAACCATGCTTAATGCAATTAAAGTTTCTGGAAGAACTAAAAACGGTTTGGGGATCGGTGTTTTTAACGCCATTACTAACAAAACAGAAGCAACCATAAGAGACAATAACACAGGAGAGACCAGAAAAGCAGTAACCAGTCCATTTTCTAATTACAATATTTTAGTATTAGACAAACAGTTTAATCAAAACTCTGCCATCACCTTGATCAACACAAATGTAACAAGATCTGGAGATTTTAGAGATGCAAATACTACGGGGTTATTATGGCATTTAGAGACCAAAGACAGTAAATACAATGTTGATGGTTCTGTAAAAATGAGTACTATTTTTGACGATGTCAACAACCCAAATACAGGTTATACATTTGATACTAGCTTTGGGAAAAACTCTGGAAGATGGAGCTGGGAAATCGGTTATAATTTTGAAGACAAAAATTTTAACCCAAATGATATGGGGATCTTGTTTAGCAATAATGAGCAGCAAATCTATGGAAGCGCAGGATTTAGAACTCTAAAACCTGAAGGAATTTTTAACAACTATAGTTTTAATTTTTACAACAACCTTCTCTACCAACATCATTCTGGAGTATATACAGGTTATGAAGCAGGATTAAACTTTAATGCACAAACTAAAAAAAGACTGAGTTTTGAAGGGAATTTAAATTACGGTTCAGAAAACAAAGATTTCTTCGAACCAAGACAAGGTAGCACCAGTGGTGTGTACTTTTTAAGACCTCAGCGACTAAATGTAAACGCTTGGGTAGGGACCAACTCTCAAAAAAGACTTAGAGTATCTGCTGACATATATTACACAGGATACAGCAACGACCCTAAGAGTAGTTTCGGTTTTGGAATTAGTCCAAAATATCGATTTAACAATCAATTGTCTTTACAATATGACTTTAACTATAATAAAACATTAGCTGATAGAGGCTATGTTGATCAAATTGGTAGCGCAGTTATTCTTGGAGAGCGAAATAGAAAAAGCTATGTAAATTCTTTGTCTGGAAAATACAGCTTTAGTACAAAATCATCCTTATCCTTGACTTTTAGACACTATTGGAGCTCAGTTGACTACAATAACAACTACTATCAATTAAATAGCAATGGAGGCCTATCACCTACAGCCTACAACAACGGAAGTGATGTAAATTTTAACAATTGGAATTTAGACATCAACTATATTTGGCAGTTTGCTCCTGGAAGTCAACTTATTGCATTGTATAGAAATTCTATTTTCAATCAAAACAACAATGCCAATTTAGACTTCTTTGAAAATATTGACGACCTTTTTAATCAACCAAATCAGCATCTATTTTCTTTGCGATTTGTTTACTATATCGATTATAATAAAATTAAGAAAATGTTCTAAACCTATAATTTAGGACTAAAAGAGACCTTGAAGCCGAAAGCTTCAAGGTCTTTGCTTTTTATATAACATATTTTTAATACTTTCGTTCTACTTAAAAAAGCATTATGATCATCGCAAAAAATATTCATAAATATTTTGGAAAGGTAGAAGTACTGAAAGGTGTAAACCTTCATATCAAATCTGGAGAAATAATATCAATCGTTGGGCCTTCTGGCGCAGGAAAAACAACATTATTACAGATTCTTGGTACCCTAGATAGCCCTGAAAAAGGGATTGATTATGAGCTACAGATTAACAATACAACCTTAAAAAATATTTCTGATAAAGAACTCTCCGTTTTCAGGAACCAAAACATTGGGTTTATTTTTCAATTTCATCAATTGCTTCCAGAGTTTACGGCTCTTGAAAATGTATGCATCCCTGCATTTATAGCAAAAAAAGACAAAAAGGAAACAGAATCAAAAGCAAAAGAAATCTTAGAGTTCTTAGGCTTATCCCACCGGATCCACCACAAACCCAACGAGCTTTCTGGAGGAGAACAACAGCGAGTTGCCGTGGCAAGAGCCTTGATAAATGATCCAGCGGTAATCTTAGCTGATGAGCCTAGTGGAAATTTAGATTCAGAATCTGCAAAAAACTTGCATGAATTGTTTTTTAAACTTCGAGATCAATTTGGGCAAACATTCGTATTAGTAACTCACAATGAAGAACTTGCCGACATGGCAGACAGAAAATTAGTAATGAAAGATGGCATCATCAGCTAGCCTAAAAACACATATTGAACTCAAAGATTTTCTAGATGAGAAAGTTGTCCTATACAACAATCCTAAATTTATAGAATCAGACCCTATACAAATACCACATCAATTTTCATTAAAAGAAGATGTCGAAATTTCTGGCTTCCTAACAGCAACTATAGCTTGGGGAAACAGAAAGATGATTATCAACAATGCAAAAAAGATGATGCTTTTGATGGATGAATCACCGTATGACTTTGTTTTAAACCATACAGAAGAAGATTTAAAAGCATTTGACAGCTTTGTACACAGAACATTTAACGCAGTAGATCTGCGTTTTTTTATAAGTGCACTACAACAGATATACAAGCAAGATGGAGGGCTTGAATCAGCACTTAAACCGAGGCAAGCTGAAGCTAGCTACCAACAAAGCATCTCACGGTTTAAATCAGTGTTTTTTAAGCATCAACACCCACAACGTACAGAAAAACACATCTCTGACCCCTTAAAAAATTCTGCAGCTAAACGTATCAACATGTTTTTACGCTGGATGGTCAGGAAAGATCAGGTTGGTGTAGATTTTGGTCTCTGGAAATCACACAACTCTTCTTTGCTTTCATGTCCTCTTGATGTACATTCTGGAAATGTAGCAAGAAAACTAGCCCTGTTAAAGCGTAAACAAAATGATTGGAAAGCAGTCTCAGAATTAGATTTGGCACTGAGAAGAATGGATTCAAAAGATCCAGTAAAATATGATTTTGCACTATTTGGCTTAGGAGTTTTTGAGAAATTTTAGGTTTAAAAAAAGTGATAAACTTTGAGTATCTTTGATTTTATATATTTAATAAATGCAATTTAAGCAACCAGAAATTTTATACTTTTTACTGTTCTTACTAGTGCCTATTTTAGTGCACTTATTTCAGTTGCAAAAGTTAAAAAAAACACCTTTTAGCAACGTTGCTTTTCTACAAAAAATAAGCCTTAAAAACCGCAAGAGTTCCAAGCTAAAAAAGTGGTTGATTTTAACTGCTAGATTGCTTGTGTTTTCCGGTTTAATTTTTGCTTTTTCTCAACCGTATTTTAGTGATGAAATTCACTCGAAAAAGCAACATACTTTTATCTATTTAGACAATTCATTAAGCACAAGTGCCAAAGGAAAAAAAGGAGAATTATTAGCTGTTGCTATACAAGAAATTATAGAAAATAGTTTTGAAAATGTAAGTTATAGCTTACTAACAAATACAGATTTTTATGAAAATCTTAGCGCTGAAGAACTCAAAAAAACATTACTTTTAACAAAAACAAGTGGAAAAGAATCAGATTTAAACGCTGTTTTACTTCAAATAAATTTACATTTCTTAAGTAAAATAAAAACTTTAAATAACTATGTTTTAATATCTGATTTTCAAATAAATAATAAAAATACAGAAATAGATTTTACAAATGTAACACCCCCTATTTCACTTATCAAGCTGCAACCTGAGCAAAATTACAACCTCTCCATCGACAGTCTTTACATCGAACCTAAAGACAATACTGATTTTGACATCTACGCAGTGATAAAAAATCAAGGCGCAGCAAAAGAGAATATTTCAATTGCCGTTTTCAACTCAGAAAATCCAATTGCAAAACAAACTTTTTCTATCGCTCAAAACGAAACAAAAACACTCCACTTCCCCATCCAAAACAACCCAAATTTTAAAGGAAATATTCAGCTTGAAAATGACGATGTTTTTCATTTTGACAATCGCTTATTTTTTAGCCTTCATCCACAGCAAAAAATCAACGTTTTAAGCATCGGAAAAACAGCTACATTTACAACAAGAATCTTTAATAAAGAAGCCTATAATTTTAGCAGCACTTCTGTTACAAATATCAACTATGCAATTGCCGAAAATCAAAACCTTATCATCTTAAATGAACTACAAGAAATTCCAAATTCACTTACTGACTTTCTAAGTGGTTTTACAAAAAACGGAGGTACAATTGCCATCATTCCAAATGCATTTCTAAACCTCAATTCATACAATCAATTATTATCAAAATTAAAAGCAGGATTTATTCAACCTCTAGCTAGGGACAGTTTACAAATTACGGCCATCAATTACAATCATCCTTTCTTTACAGGTGTTTTTGAAAAATCAATCCAA contains:
- the sucC gene encoding ADP-forming succinate--CoA ligase subunit beta, with amino-acid sequence MNLHEYQGKEILSSFGVRIQRGIVAGSHKEAVDAAKQLTVETGTSWYVVKAQVHAGGRGKGGGVKLAKNLAEVESISNDIIGMMLVTPQTSAEGKKVNQVLICEDVYYPGDSEPEEYYMSVLLNRNTGKNMIMYSTEGGMDIETVAEETPHLIFTEEIDPLLGIMPFQARKVAFNLGLSGTAMKEMVKFVTNLYTAYVKSDSSLFEINPVLKTSDSKILAVDAKVTLDENALYRHKDYAQMRDLREENPIEVEAKAAGLNYVDLDGNVGCMVNGAGLAMGTMDLIKQAGGEPANFLDVGGTADAKRVETAFGIILKDPNVKAILVNIFGGIVRCDRVAQGVVDAYVSMGDKITVPIICRLQGTNAKEAKELIDNSGMKIISATEFQEAADKVQEVLAL
- a CDS encoding ABC transporter ATP-binding protein, with protein sequence MIIAKNIHKYFGKVEVLKGVNLHIKSGEIISIVGPSGAGKTTLLQILGTLDSPEKGIDYELQINNTTLKNISDKELSVFRNQNIGFIFQFHQLLPEFTALENVCIPAFIAKKDKKETESKAKEILEFLGLSHRIHHKPNELSGGEQQRVAVARALINDPAVILADEPSGNLDSESAKNLHELFFKLRDQFGQTFVLVTHNEELADMADRKLVMKDGIIS
- a CDS encoding TIGR02757 family protein — translated: MASSASLKTHIELKDFLDEKVVLYNNPKFIESDPIQIPHQFSLKEDVEISGFLTATIAWGNRKMIINNAKKMMLLMDESPYDFVLNHTEEDLKAFDSFVHRTFNAVDLRFFISALQQIYKQDGGLESALKPRQAEASYQQSISRFKSVFFKHQHPQRTEKHISDPLKNSAAKRINMFLRWMVRKDQVGVDFGLWKSHNSSLLSCPLDVHSGNVARKLALLKRKQNDWKAVSELDLALRRMDSKDPVKYDFALFGLGVFEKF
- a CDS encoding DUF5916 domain-containing protein, translating into MTKPFFFALIALFTVVQSHAQINKNRKKLTTNRSIHKAPRIDGLLTDKAWDDAEVAKDFIMNSPVNGKAEPKTHKTEVKIIYDDEAIYVSALMYDDDPSAIAMEFTDRDDFGQTDFFLVTINPNDDGQNPFQFVVMSTGSQADAKVSEGNEDYNWSAVWESAVKVHDKGWSAELKIPYSALRFANREVQSWGINFQRKVIRQNAQYSWNFISNQEGSWTQYDGLVEGLRDIKPPTRLSFFPYASTTMSNYGGNTNFSNSLGLDIKYGITENFTLDATLIPDFGQTAFDNVTLNLGPFEQQFNEQRQFFTEGTELFGKGNLFYSRRIGDRASISKGRVLNGLNANEELVDYPNKVQMLNAIKISGRTKNGLGIGFFNAFTEKASASIRNTTTDELTQKTVEPFTNYNVFVLDQQFNQNSAITLINTNVTRVGDDFRDGNVTGLLYHVRTKDSKYFIDGSIKTSSIKNDGPATTGYSFDTSIAKAAGNWQAEVGYYYLDNKFNINDLGFQNRNNAQTLYGEASYQILKPTKHFNQMRYTFKYNVNYLHNPGKYTGNTVSLSSFFQTVERFGFGASLNSNLGTQYDYFAAFQPVEANRVFNQPGSINFNPWVSSDYRNKFAYDVRVNKTWYLDHQKDSYNYMLSPRYRFNKQFTLIYNYQYSKTTNDQGYVDKIGNDIIFGQRDRRSYNNSLTGKYNFSIKSSLSLTFRHYWETAEYQNQYYRLQNDGGLAATNYNGTSNVNFNSWNFDLNYTWQFAPGSQLIALYRNTIQPSTNFAPADLNFSDNLDLLLQEKSQHLFSLRLVYFVDYNNLKNIF
- a CDS encoding DUF5916 domain-containing protein, with amino-acid sequence MYTRSLTLFLCLFVFQFTQAQLKLDRKKIRAKRTTTAPKIDGKLDDAAWKGAEKATDFIVFRPENGEKVASDYQTIVKIIYNNDAVYISAMMHDPNPDQIPMEFATRDNFSQADFFLVTINPNDDGQNPFEFVVQSTGNQADSKVSNGNEDFNWSAVWESAVVTNDKGWSVEMKIPYSALRFANQPIQHWGFNFHRRLERLNEQHTWTHIDNSIGRWTQHDGLVEDFKNIKPPTRLEFYPYASSAANTYKGNTDYDWSIGMDVKYGLSENFTLDATLIPDFSQAGFDNVELNLGPFEQQFSEQRQFFTEGTELFNKGNLFYSRRIGSNPIDQFDVYSQLNPNEEVIDYPEKVTMLNAIKVSGRTKNGLGIGVFNAITNKTEATIRDNNTGETRKAVTSPFSNYNILVLDKQFNQNSAITLINTNVTRSGDFRDANTTGLLWHLETKDSKYNVDGSVKMSTIFDDVNNPNTGYTFDTSFGKNSGRWSWEIGYNFEDKNFNPNDMGILFSNNEQQIYGSAGFRTLKPEGIFNNYSFNFYNNLLYQHHSGVYTGYEAGLNFNAQTKKRLSFEGNLNYGSENKDFFEPRQGSTSGVYFLRPQRLNVNAWVGTNSQKRLRVSADIYYTGYSNDPKSSFGFGISPKYRFNNQLSLQYDFNYNKTLADRGYVDQIGSAVILGERNRKSYVNSLSGKYSFSTKSSLSLTFRHYWSSVDYNNNYYQLNSNGGLSPTAYNNGSDVNFNNWNLDINYIWQFAPGSQLIALYRNSIFNQNNNANLDFFENIDDLFNQPNQHLFSLRFVYYIDYNKIKKMF
- a CDS encoding BatA domain-containing protein, whose amino-acid sequence is MQFKQPEILYFLLFLLVPILVHLFQLQKLKKTPFSNVAFLQKISLKNRKSSKLKKWLILTARLLVFSGLIFAFSQPYFSDEIHSKKQHTFIYLDNSLSTSAKGKKGELLAVAIQEIIENSFENVSYSLLTNTDFYENLSAEELKKTLLLTKTSGKESDLNAVLLQINLHFLSKIKTLNNYVLISDFQINNKNTEIDFTNVTPPISLIKLQPEQNYNLSIDSLYIEPKDNTDFDIYAVIKNQGAAKENISIAVFNSENPIAKQTFSIAQNETKTLHFPIQNNPNFKGNIQLENDDVFHFDNRLFFSLHPQQKINVLSIGKTATFTTRIFNKEAYNFSSTSVTNINYAIAENQNLIILNELQEIPNSLTDFLSGFTKNGGTIAIIPNAFLNLNSYNQLLSKLKAGFIQPLARDSLQITAINYNHPFFTGVFEKSIQNFQYPYASFNYWVKTSKQNKLLSLENEQSFLSSFNLNNSNFYWFSSPLDPAYSNFTYSPLVVPVFYNIAKFSLNKPISYYTIGAQNNIEIPTRISKDQVLSIEGVEQSFIPLQQSYTNKVNLQIGDQLSQAGIYQVKNEGNSIQSIAFNYSNTESSLRFLDLNNLSKENSKLNTANSIKELLYENHKKNEVTWLWKWFLALAIVSLFFEILILKLFKP